The Eubacterium maltosivorans genome includes the window TAGCCTAGGCCGATGACAGAAACATGTATTGTTTTTTTAATGATTTTATTTAATAAATTTTGTTTCAATTTATTCTCCATCTTTCTAAAATTTCATTTCTTTTTTTTAAGTATATTTATTGCAATTTCATTTTTTCTAATTAATAAAACAGTCGCATACATTAACACTGATAAAAAAACCTTTAAAATTAACTTTAAAATATAATTAAATTCAAACTGTTCAATAAATAAGCATATTATAATAATAGCAACAATTCCAATTAAAATATCGATCAAAAAATTTAATTTAATTTTAGGAACAAATATTTTTTTTGAATAAAGCGAGGACAGTATTGCGACTATTATTTCAGCTATCATAGTTGTTAAAGCAGTCGCTAAAAATCCTAATTTGGGTATAAAGATTAAGTTAAGCCCTATATTAACTACTGCGCTAACAACCGTGATTAGCAAAAGCTTTTTTTCTTGTTTTGATGGTAGCATCACTGATGTTGCATAAAAATTTGCAATTGTTGAAAATATCAATGCAATAGACAGCACTCTTAATGAATTGCTCCCTACCAGATATGCCTTACCTCCTAATAATAGCATTAACTCGTCACTAATAAAAAGCATACCAATCGAAACTGGAAAAATCAGCAGAATAATACAGTTAAATGCTTTCCTTAATAATTCATTATACTTCCCTTTTTTATCATAAATATAGTAGTATGATAATCTAGGTAACATGACCACTATAACTGCTCCAAACATCCGTTTGAAAACAGTGTATGCTTTTACTGCTACGCTGTATATACCTACATTTTCATCGTTCGAAAGTATTCCCAATAGAGTAATATCTGAGTTAACATATATCGTAACCATTAATTCATTGCTAAAAAGAATAAGCATTGGTAAAATATGCTTTATTGCATTTGGATGTTTTGTTATTTTTACTCTTGTATATTTTTTTACATTGAAAAAAGATAGTAAATACATACCACTATATGAGATCACATATATAATTGAATAAATTATATAATCAGATGGTTCACGAACAAATGTAAATAAAAATATAAGCGAAATAATTTGCACAATTATGGTACATATTGTAGTATATTTATAATCTTCAAATGCACTATAAATCCATTCA containing:
- a CDS encoding flippase, coding for MQNKSMRENAFYNTIKQICTGLFPIITIPYTTRILGAENYGRVNFCISIISYFVLFAGLGIATYATRQSAILKNNKKDLDKFTSQLFTTHIIMSIIALLLLFFLLLICKGLYQYRILLMVQSFMIVFNIFNIEWIYSAFEDYKYTTICTIIVQIISLIFLFTFVREPSDYIIYSIIYVISYSGMYLLSFFNVKKYTRVKITKHPNAIKHILPMLILFSNELMVTIYVNSDITLLGILSNDENVGIYSVAVKAYTVFKRMFGAVIVVMLPRLSYYYIYDKKGKYNELLRKAFNCIILLIFPVSIGMLFISDELMLLLGGKAYLVGSNSLRVLSIALIFSTIANFYATSVMLPSKQEKKLLLITVVSAVVNIGLNLIFIPKLGFLATALTTMIAEIIVAILSSLYSKKIFVPKIKLNFLIDILIGIVAIIIICLFIEQFEFNYILKLILKVFLSVLMYATVLLIRKNEIAINILKKKK